A region from the Coffea eugenioides isolate CCC68of chromosome 9, Ceug_1.0, whole genome shotgun sequence genome encodes:
- the LOC113782596 gene encoding glucan endo-1,3-beta-glucosidase 11-like, whose translation MVFTFNDTSLSSITSERLLRAMQSVYSVLCSLNLQDKVSITTAHSLAVLQTSYLPFACRFHPDLTPCLTAILNFHLKTGSPFLINAYPYFAYKANPKQVPLEFVLFQPNSGIVDPATNLHYDNMFFAQIDAVHFAVESLGFKDDAVCVQISETGWPSKGDTDEAGATPENAKKYNGNLINKLVCGKKGTPMRPNADLNIYVFALFNENMKSSPSSERNYGLFKPDDSSAYYIGFNSTGLLSTSSNTSTTPSSTGSSSSSSSSVPLGSSSSSGSTTSSTAVVVS comes from the exons ATGGTCTTCACCTTCAACGACACCTCCCTCTCCTCTATCACATCAGAGCGTCTACTCCGGGCTATGCAGAGCGTCTACTCCGTCCTCTGCTCCCTCAACCTCCAGGACAAGGTCTCCATCACCACTGCCCACTCCCTCGCCGTCCTCCAGACCTCCTACCTCCCCTTCGCCTGCAGGTTCCACCCGGACCTCACCCCCTGCTTGACTGCCATCCTCAACTTCCATCTCAAGACCGGCTCCCCTTTCCTCATCAATGCCTACCCCTACTTCGCCTACAAGGCCAACCCCAAGCAGGTCCCTCTGGAGTTCGTCCTTTTCCAGCCCAACTCCGGGATCGT CGATCCCGCCACCAATCTCCACTACGACAACATGTTTTTCGCCCAGATCGACGCCGTCCATTTCGCCGTCGAGTCCTTGGGGTTCAAGGATGACGCGGTGTGCGTCCAGATCTCCGAGACCGGCTGGCCCTCCAAGGGGGACACTGACGAGGCCGGAGCCACTCCGGAGAATGCCAAGAAGTACAACGGCAACCTCATCAACAAGCTGGTGTGCGGGAAGAAGGGGACGCCCATGAGGCCCAACGCCGACTTGAACATCTATGTCTTCGCCCTTTTCAACGAGAACATGAAGTCCAGCCCAAGCTCCGAGAGGAACTACGGCCTCTTCAAGCCGGATGACTCCTCGGCCTACTACATTGGCTTCAACAGCACCGGTCTCCTTTCCACTTCCTCCAATACCTCCACTACTCCTAGTAGTACTGGtagtagcagcagcagcagtagtAGTGTTCCTCTtggctcctcctcctcctccggtAGCACCACTTCTTCCACAGCAGTAGTAGTATCATAA